A DNA window from Chryseobacterium sp. MEBOG06 contains the following coding sequences:
- a CDS encoding deaminase domain-containing protein, which translates to MLNSKGKITIASELSYCISCQGVIQDFSKMFPHIRFNFVDGIKNMK; encoded by the coding sequence ATATTAAATAGTAAAGGGAAAATTACAATTGCATCAGAATTATCTTATTGCATTTCTTGTCAAGGTGTGATACAAGACTTTAGCAAAATGTTCCCACATATTAGATTTAATTTTGTTGACGGAATTAAAAATATGAAATAA
- a CDS encoding transposase — translation MSCTQLDGSQTRCRMGGESTGYQSRKSAKTSNIIFLCDNRGQMISMGNPRSGNHHDLYEIEDVMGEIIEILSEAEISHKGLFLNADSGFDSENLRQKLEMEEIMGNIKTNPRNGKTGNNDYYFDEKLYKSRFKIEQANAWLDGFKSLLIRFETLDITWKNLHFLAFSLRLIKKLKV, via the coding sequence ATGTCGTGTACTCAGCTTGACGGAAGCCAAACCCGATGTAGAATGGGCGGAGAATCAACAGGATATCAAAGCAGAAAATCGGCGAAAACCAGCAATATAATTTTCCTTTGCGACAATCGTGGTCAAATGATTTCGATGGGAAATCCCAGAAGCGGAAATCATCATGATTTATATGAAATAGAAGATGTTATGGGCGAGATTATTGAAATTTTATCCGAAGCGGAAATTTCTCATAAGGGTCTTTTTTTGAATGCAGATTCGGGATTTGACAGTGAAAATTTAAGACAGAAATTAGAAATGGAGGAAATAATGGGTAACATCAAAACTAATCCCCGAAATGGAAAAACAGGAAATAATGATTACTATTTTGATGAAAAATTGTACAAAAGCAGATTTAAAATAGAGCAGGCAAATGCCTGGTTAGATGGCTTCAAGTCTTTGTTGATAAGATTTGAAACGCTGGATATTACTTGGAAGAATCTGCACTTTTTGGCGTTTTCCTTAAGACTAATCAAAAAATTAAAAGTTTAA
- a CDS encoding transposase, which produces MKNSKFSEVQIIKILSEQNQGKTVNEICRDYGISQPTFYNWKSKYGGLDVQQLSKMKELEKELSQYKKIVAELTLENVVMKDVIAKKF; this is translated from the coding sequence ATGAAAAACAGTAAATTTTCAGAAGTTCAGATCATCAAGATTTTATCTGAACAAAATCAGGGTAAAACAGTCAATGAGATTTGCAGGGATTACGGTATCAGCCAACCGACCTTTTACAACTGGAAGAGTAAATATGGTGGATTGGATGTGCAGCAACTCTCTAAAATGAAGGAACTTGAAAAGGAACTTTCGCAGTACAAAAAAATCGTAGCTGAACTTACGTTGGAAAATGTTGTGATGAAAGATGTGATTGCAAAAAAGTTTTAA
- a CDS encoding IS3 family transposase, giving the protein MVVYSGSEHGISTRNACRLFIIGSSVFYYKKKQNNEDDKIRDELFFLAEQHQTWGFWTMYHRLRNLGFWWNHKRVYRIYKSMKLNLRSKRKKRLPARVKEPLLRPIYPNVTWSMDFMHDTLENGKSVRSLNIIDDFNREILNITIDTSLPSARVVSQLEQLIDWRGKPEKIRVDNGPEFIAEKLKDWCGKNEITLHYIQPGKPTQNSLVERFNRTFRTEFLDVYLFENIKQMRNYAQIWMWMYNNERPHKALQYLTPRDFLLKYGKLTQAQAMEFPTFQQNYYNDNNKLLTKNSTFECA; this is encoded by the coding sequence CTGGTTGTTTATTCCGGATCAGAACACGGAATAAGCACTCGGAATGCGTGTAGACTTTTCATTATAGGCAGTTCGGTATTTTACTATAAAAAGAAGCAGAACAATGAAGACGACAAGATTCGGGATGAGCTGTTTTTCCTTGCTGAGCAACACCAAACATGGGGGTTTTGGACGATGTACCACCGTTTAAGAAACTTGGGATTTTGGTGGAATCATAAACGGGTTTACAGGATTTATAAATCGATGAAACTGAATTTAAGAAGCAAGCGAAAAAAACGTCTTCCGGCACGGGTAAAAGAACCTTTGCTTCGACCGATTTATCCGAATGTAACGTGGAGTATGGACTTTATGCATGACACTTTAGAGAATGGTAAAAGCGTCAGAAGCTTGAATATCATTGATGATTTTAACAGAGAAATTTTGAATATTACGATTGACACCAGTTTACCTTCTGCGCGGGTAGTTTCTCAACTAGAACAACTGATCGACTGGCGCGGAAAACCGGAAAAAATAAGAGTTGATAATGGTCCGGAGTTTATTGCAGAAAAATTAAAAGATTGGTGCGGTAAAAATGAAATTACCCTTCATTATATTCAACCTGGAAAACCGACACAAAACTCTTTGGTAGAAAGATTCAACAGAACTTTCCGTACAGAATTCTTAGATGTCTATCTCTTTGAGAACATAAAACAGATGAGAAATTATGCACAAATCTGGATGTGGATGTATAATAATGAGCGCCCACACAAGGCTCTCCAATATCTTACACCAAGGGATTTTTTATTGAAATATGGAAAACTCACCCAAGCTCAGGCTATGGAGTTTCCCACATTCCAACAAAATTATTACAACGACAACAATAAATTATTAACCAAAAACTCTACTTTTGAATGTGCATAG
- a CDS encoding cold-shock protein: MQEGTVKFFNEAKGFGFISPSDGSKDIFVHSSGLVSRGIRENDKVVFDVQKSDKGLNAVNVKLA, encoded by the coding sequence ATGCAAGAAGGCACCGTAAAATTTTTCAATGAAGCAAAAGGCTTCGGATTTATTTCTCCATCAGATGGAAGCAAAGACATTTTTGTACATTCTTCAGGATTAGTTTCAAGAGGAATCCGTGAAAACGATAAAGTAGTTTTTGATGTACAAAAAAGTGATAAAGGTTTAAACGCTGTTAACGTAAAGTTAGCATAA
- a CDS encoding cold shock domain-containing protein: protein MGDSFSKKENFKKKVQKRKEKTLRREDRKTNNNKGKDLSDMFVYVDAYGRLTSTPPEQLLEQVDISKIQLGAAPIPEEETVKSGIVTFFSEKGYGFITEDSTKENVFFHNNDCTEIIKKGNKVSFEKERSPKGFSAVKIKLIR, encoded by the coding sequence ATGGGAGACTCTTTCTCTAAAAAAGAAAATTTTAAGAAAAAAGTTCAAAAACGCAAAGAAAAAACGCTAAGACGGGAAGACCGTAAAACCAATAATAATAAAGGTAAGGATCTTAGCGATATGTTTGTCTATGTAGATGCCTATGGAAGGTTGACTTCAACTCCTCCAGAGCAGCTTCTAGAACAAGTAGATATCAGCAAAATTCAGCTTGGAGCGGCTCCAATTCCTGAAGAAGAGACTGTAAAATCAGGTATCGTTACATTTTTCAGTGAAAAAGGATACGGTTTTATTACCGAAGACAGTACAAAAGAAAATGTGTTTTTCCACAATAATGATTGTACTGAGATCATAAAGAAAGGGAATAAAGTCTCTTTTGAAAAAGAAAGATCTCCAAAAGGTTTTTCTGCAGTCAAGATCAAATTAATAAGATAA
- a CDS encoding DEAD/DEAH box helicase — protein MSFKNLNLINPIIRAATEAGYSKPTEIQYAAIPSILEGKDIIGCAQTGTGKTAAFAMPILQLLKRHTPDHKEIRTLILTPTRELTIKIEDNFRLYSKYLPLSQLSVFGGVSAGSQLAALRKRVDILVATPGRLLDLVNQRHIDLSKIEILVVDDADRMFDLGLVNDVKKILKLVPVKRQTLFFSATISVALRKFADSLLNKPVDVTETPVPQAYVHRIGRTERVIVKGIAVSVCDDEVHPAVKNIQNLIGFAMPEVKEYRPTK, from the coding sequence ATGAGTTTTAAAAATTTAAATTTAATCAATCCCATTATCCGTGCTGCTACAGAGGCCGGATATTCTAAACCAACGGAGATACAGTACGCTGCAATTCCGTCTATTTTGGAAGGGAAGGATATAATAGGATGTGCACAGACAGGAACTGGAAAGACGGCCGCATTTGCAATGCCTATTCTGCAGTTATTGAAAAGACATACTCCGGATCATAAAGAAATACGAACTTTAATACTCACTCCAACAAGAGAACTGACTATAAAAATAGAAGATAACTTTAGGCTGTACAGCAAGTATCTGCCATTATCACAACTATCTGTTTTCGGAGGAGTTTCAGCTGGAAGCCAGCTTGCTGCGCTGAGAAAAAGAGTAGACATTCTTGTGGCAACTCCGGGAAGACTTTTAGATTTGGTGAATCAGAGACATATTGACCTTTCTAAAATCGAAATACTGGTAGTGGATGACGCAGACAGAATGTTTGATCTGGGATTGGTAAATGATGTAAAAAAGATTTTGAAACTGGTACCTGTAAAAAGACAGACCTTATTCTTTTCTGCAACAATATCGGTAGCCCTTCGGAAGTTTGCAGACAGCCTGCTGAACAAGCCCGTAGATGTTACTGAAACTCCGGTTCCCCAGGCTTACGTTCACAGAATTGGAAGAACAGAAAGAGTAATCGTCAAGGGGATTGCTGTTTCAGTTTGTGATGATGAGGTACACCCGGCTGTAAAGAATATCCAAAATCTGATAGGATTTGCAATGCCTGAAGTAAAAGAATATAGACCAACAAAGTAA
- a CDS encoding beta-1,6-N-acetylglucosaminyltransferase, translating to MHTADDLKSGIMQSSSPQTQPRTQALRSDSPHVKIAYFIMIHHKPEAFKEMFQKIYTRDQFYLIHIDRKAKAATTEEIQLFLIQFPNVYILESMNIIQGGFSMIQAELNAMEFLLNVSPEWDYFINLSGEDAPLKSQNIIRKFLGANKGRNYLFYYDQKFYRPDTLKRIQNHFTELSYKISSLIYKREFMRGVTPYIGGKWFIFTRETCVFITNNIRVLDFENYYLHTLLPAESFFQTVLMNTDFNDVIVNDDKRAVIETFFFNKAQNINQFIDTLKSGNSLFIRKINNKTDESILKYISESYDLALPNIDEVERELKINNRQSN from the coding sequence TTGCACACAGCCGATGATTTAAAATCCGGAATTATGCAGTCTTCTTCTCCCCAGACACAACCCCGTACGCAAGCTTTAAGGTCAGATTCTCCTCATGTAAAGATTGCTTACTTCATTATGATCCATCATAAACCGGAAGCCTTTAAAGAAATGTTTCAGAAGATCTATACAAGAGATCAGTTCTACCTTATCCATATCGACCGGAAAGCAAAAGCAGCAACTACGGAAGAGATACAGCTCTTTCTGATACAGTTTCCCAATGTATATATTCTGGAAAGTATGAATATTATCCAGGGAGGCTTCAGCATGATCCAGGCAGAACTTAATGCGATGGAATTTCTACTTAATGTAAGCCCTGAGTGGGATTATTTTATTAATTTAAGCGGTGAAGACGCTCCTCTTAAATCTCAAAACATCATCCGTAAATTTCTTGGCGCCAATAAAGGCAGAAATTATCTTTTTTATTACGATCAGAAATTTTACAGACCGGATACCCTGAAGAGAATACAAAATCATTTCACAGAATTATCTTACAAAATATCTTCCCTTATCTATAAAAGAGAATTTATGAGAGGGGTAACTCCTTATATTGGAGGCAAATGGTTCATCTTTACAAGAGAAACCTGTGTCTTCATAACCAACAACATAAGAGTGCTGGATTTTGAAAACTATTACCTTCATACGCTTTTACCCGCTGAATCCTTCTTTCAGACTGTCCTTATGAATACTGATTTTAATGATGTCATTGTCAATGATGACAAAAGAGCAGTTATTGAAACCTTTTTTTTCAACAAGGCACAAAACATCAATCAATTTATTGATACTTTAAAATCCGGAAATTCTCTATTCATCAGAAAAATAAATAATAAAACTGATGAGAGCATCCTGAAATATATCAGTGAAAGCTATGATCTCGCTTTACCCAATATTGATGAAGTTGAACGGGAACTCAAGATCAATAACCGCCAAAGTAATTGA
- a CDS encoding 3-oxoacyl-ACP synthase III family protein, which produces MTSKIIGVGNYIPSETITNLFFDQHIFLNAEGSVLKDDNASITSKLQKITGIEERRYATTRQVTSDLGLMAALAAIEDSGIDPETLDYIIFAHNFGDVRFGTIQSDMVPSLAARVKHSLKIKNNFCVAYDLLFGCPGWIEGVIQANAFIKSGIAKRCLVIGGETLSRVVDIHDRDSMIYADGAGAVILEVNEKDDSGIKSHLSASHTLNEKDYLFFGKSYNNEHCPDTKYIKMDGRKIYEFALSNVPDAMKKCLDNSGYSIDQLDKIIIHQANEKMDEAIVNRFYQLYQTPVPSDIMPMVIKKLGNSSVATIPSLLSMILKDELDLHKIQKGDIVLFASVGAGMNINAIVYKF; this is translated from the coding sequence ATGACAAGTAAAATTATAGGGGTAGGTAATTATATACCATCAGAAACGATAACTAATTTATTTTTTGATCAACATATTTTTCTAAATGCTGAGGGAAGTGTATTAAAGGATGATAATGCTTCAATTACCAGTAAGTTACAGAAGATAACGGGTATTGAAGAAAGGCGGTATGCTACTACCCGGCAGGTTACTTCTGACCTTGGATTAATGGCGGCTCTGGCTGCTATTGAAGATTCAGGAATTGATCCTGAAACTTTGGATTATATCATATTTGCCCATAATTTTGGAGATGTCCGTTTTGGTACTATTCAGTCTGATATGGTTCCCAGTCTTGCTGCAAGAGTAAAACATTCTCTGAAAATCAAGAATAATTTCTGCGTTGCTTATGATCTGTTATTTGGATGCCCCGGCTGGATAGAAGGAGTAATACAGGCAAATGCATTTATTAAATCGGGTATTGCTAAACGATGTTTGGTGATTGGTGGGGAAACTCTTTCCCGTGTTGTTGATATTCATGACAGAGACAGTATGATTTATGCTGACGGAGCCGGAGCGGTTATTCTGGAAGTGAATGAGAAAGATGATTCCGGTATAAAATCCCATTTATCAGCTTCCCATACACTCAATGAAAAAGACTATCTGTTCTTTGGGAAATCTTATAATAACGAGCACTGCCCTGATACGAAGTATATCAAAATGGATGGAAGAAAGATCTATGAATTTGCTCTTTCCAACGTACCGGATGCTATGAAGAAGTGCCTGGATAATAGCGGATATTCTATTGATCAACTGGATAAAATCATCATTCATCAGGCTAATGAAAAAATGGATGAGGCCATTGTAAACAGATTTTATCAATTGTACCAGACTCCTGTCCCTTCTGATATTATGCCTATGGTCATCAAGAAATTGGGGAACAGCAGTGTAGCTACTATACCTTCCCTGCTTTCAATGATTCTGAAAGACGAATTGGATTTACATAAGATTCAGAAAGGGGATATTGTTTTATTTGCTTCTGTAGGGGCTGGAATGAATATCAATGCGATTGTCTATAAATTTTAA
- a CDS encoding TetR/AcrR family transcriptional regulator, with product MFSSIQNEQDQLSEQILNAASDLYMKYGFKKVTMDDISKAIGKSRTSIYYYYKNRDEVFQAVLNSLIKEVAAEIGNAMDQQLTLEEKIRAFCHTKVKTSESRKPFFTALEAGMNAEEKSRYSQVIEVVHQHLMEAEKFILGKALSESISKKETRSLTSEEQDTVIFILQSSIRGIKREMLLKNSFDDLETTVNILTSMTVKWLM from the coding sequence ATGTTTTCATCCATACAAAACGAACAGGATCAACTTTCGGAGCAGATACTTAACGCTGCTTCAGACCTGTATATGAAGTATGGTTTCAAAAAAGTAACAATGGATGATATTTCCAAAGCCATTGGTAAAAGCAGAACCTCTATTTATTACTATTATAAAAACCGTGACGAGGTATTTCAGGCTGTATTGAATTCTCTGATAAAAGAAGTCGCTGCCGAAATTGGAAATGCAATGGACCAGCAACTGACATTAGAAGAAAAAATAAGAGCCTTCTGCCATACCAAGGTGAAAACCTCCGAAAGCAGGAAGCCTTTTTTTACAGCACTGGAGGCTGGGATGAATGCTGAAGAAAAATCAAGGTATTCTCAGGTAATAGAAGTGGTACATCAGCATCTGATGGAAGCAGAAAAGTTTATTCTTGGAAAAGCTCTGTCAGAAAGTATCAGTAAAAAAGAAACCCGTTCTCTTACTTCTGAAGAACAGGACACCGTTATTTTTATTTTACAGAGCAGCATCAGAGGAATTAAACGGGAAATGCTTCTAAAGAACAGTTTTGATGATTTGGAAACTACGGTGAACATTCTGACTTCCATGACCGTTAAATGGCTCATGTAA
- a CDS encoding MFS transporter, with the protein MKKLNTISTFRAFQSNNYTLYFFGRSVSQFGTWMQRTAVVWVVYSMTHSAFMLGLSIFAEQFPSFLFSALGGVAADRHNRFKIINITQIASLIQSVLLAALVMTGHQNVWLILGLSVLLGVINAYDVPARQSLINEVVHDPADLQSALSLSAAMASLAKLLGPALSGIILQQFGAGICFLLNAASFAAVMVSISMMKMPKMQPIQNKVKQSVLKELTEGFRYIKKESSIGWVIVMLSVTGLIVLPYDTLTPVYAKEIFNGDAKTFGYISSFIGAGAVLGTIILASLKENVSMRKILIGSTVILSVGLIGFSYTSNFMLAMFFAAVTGFGGVAQFTTCNIIVQSEAAPEMRSRAISILLTAIFGMLPLGSLLIGFVSEKIGAPNTLLLEGIAGLGIAFAFRNILIKKKKNAPPDPQLLEKSEELFINKT; encoded by the coding sequence ATGAAAAAATTAAATACGATCAGTACCTTCAGAGCCTTCCAGAGTAATAATTATACTCTGTATTTCTTTGGACGTTCCGTATCACAATTTGGAACATGGATGCAGCGTACCGCTGTTGTCTGGGTAGTATACAGTATGACCCATTCTGCATTTATGCTTGGACTGTCCATCTTTGCAGAGCAGTTTCCTTCATTCTTGTTTTCTGCATTGGGCGGAGTGGCAGCGGATCGGCACAACCGGTTTAAGATTATTAATATTACGCAGATTGCCTCTTTGATTCAATCCGTTTTACTTGCTGCACTGGTAATGACTGGTCATCAAAATGTATGGTTGATTCTTGGTTTAAGTGTACTCCTCGGAGTTATCAACGCATACGATGTTCCTGCAAGACAGTCCCTGATCAATGAAGTGGTGCATGACCCCGCAGATCTGCAAAGTGCTCTTTCATTAAGTGCTGCTATGGCAAGTCTTGCCAAATTGCTGGGCCCTGCCCTTTCCGGGATTATCTTACAACAATTTGGAGCCGGTATCTGTTTTCTTCTGAATGCAGCAAGTTTTGCAGCAGTAATGGTCTCTATTTCTATGATGAAGATGCCCAAAATGCAGCCTATCCAAAATAAAGTGAAACAAAGTGTATTAAAAGAACTTACAGAAGGTTTCAGATACATCAAAAAAGAATCTTCCATTGGCTGGGTAATTGTCATGCTGAGTGTCACTGGATTAATAGTACTTCCTTACGACACCCTTACTCCTGTATATGCAAAAGAAATATTTAACGGCGATGCCAAAACTTTCGGTTATATATCCAGTTTTATCGGTGCGGGAGCGGTATTGGGGACCATTATTCTCGCTTCTTTAAAAGAGAATGTTTCCATGAGAAAAATATTGATTGGAAGTACAGTCATTCTGAGTGTAGGCCTTATTGGTTTTTCTTATACAAGCAACTTTATGCTGGCTATGTTCTTTGCAGCGGTTACAGGTTTCGGAGGCGTTGCCCAGTTTACAACCTGTAATATTATTGTTCAGTCTGAGGCTGCACCGGAAATGCGTTCCAGAGCGATCAGTATTTTATTAACGGCTATATTTGGAATGCTTCCGCTGGGAAGTCTTCTTATCGGGTTTGTTTCTGAGAAAATAGGAGCTCCCAATACGTTACTTTTGGAGGGAATTGCCGGCTTGGGTATTGCCTTCGCATTTCGGAATATTTTGATTAAGAAAAAGAAAAATGCACCGCCTGATCCCCAATTATTAGAAAAATCTGAAGAATTATTTATCAATAAAACATAA
- a CDS encoding cysteine hydrolase family protein gives MEKTKKVLLVMDMQSSIISLLPDSTQLISDTAQAIKTAREKQIPVIYVVVGFRQGMPEISKNNKSFSAVKEHMAHVNMQEWTAICPDLSPQEQDIVITKKRFSAFTGSDLEVVLRGLEAEHLILTGISTSGVVLSTLREAADKDYQLTVIEDCCADSEHEVHELLMNKVFPKQADVISLNQWIS, from the coding sequence ATGGAAAAAACAAAGAAGGTATTATTAGTGATGGACATGCAGTCATCAATTATTAGCTTATTGCCAGATTCAACGCAATTAATTTCCGATACGGCACAAGCCATTAAAACGGCACGGGAAAAACAAATTCCGGTTATTTATGTTGTGGTGGGTTTCAGACAGGGTATGCCTGAAATCAGTAAAAACAACAAGTCCTTTTCAGCGGTAAAAGAACATATGGCCCATGTTAATATGCAAGAATGGACCGCTATCTGTCCGGATCTTTCTCCTCAGGAACAGGACATTGTGATTACCAAAAAACGCTTCAGCGCTTTCACAGGAAGTGACCTGGAAGTTGTACTCAGAGGTCTGGAGGCTGAACATCTGATATTAACAGGAATATCAACCAGCGGTGTTGTTCTTTCAACATTGAGAGAAGCTGCCGACAAAGATTACCAGCTGACCGTGATTGAAGACTGCTGTGCAGACAGTGAGCATGAAGTACATGAGCTCCTTATGAATAAAGTATTTCCTAAGCAGGCAGATGTCATTTCATTAAATCAATGGATCTCATAA
- a CDS encoding adenosine kinase, which translates to MMKRYITYVLLLGSPLYWSQNKTAERSTYQQKWLLAEKENEETAFDADLQLSDAEKTLDKKLLQMRKQFLSETEKQKIPIYNSSFNEIKPLIEKSKLFEVFQSMPKGGLLHTHSGGITDVKWVISTARKYNECYVFDQKDNSQYIFGQLAFFEKGKVPEGFVNLDKKLASNPDFEKELQNLLILKRDNLCTYTDYWIEFEKRFKRISLLLPYRPFFKEYYLKGFQDLVKDKVQHVEIRFIFDELYDFQHGKYPLKTSITDLQDVLKELHKSDPQFSLKLIYSSFKFLDPENIEKQLEIAFELKKEFPDMISGFDLVADEAAGNSIYSFQKNWAKLDQLTRKYGVEMPLFLHAGESTSVLNKNVLDIGLLNNQRIGHGLNLIYFPKTMELIRKQHKLVEVSPISNQVLGYVSDMRNHPARVLLSNGIQCSINSDDPSVYGYEGLSYDFWVAFVYWELDVKALKKLVFNSVNYSSMNETEKKKAITYLNKQWDDFIQKANAKLN; encoded by the coding sequence ATGATGAAAAGATATATCACCTATGTTTTACTTCTTGGATCACCCTTATACTGGAGCCAAAATAAAACAGCTGAAAGGTCCACTTACCAGCAGAAGTGGCTGCTGGCAGAGAAGGAGAATGAAGAAACTGCTTTTGATGCTGATCTGCAGCTATCTGATGCTGAAAAAACATTGGATAAAAAATTATTGCAGATGCGGAAGCAATTTCTCAGTGAAACAGAAAAACAAAAAATACCTATATATAACAGTTCTTTTAATGAAATTAAACCACTGATAGAAAAGAGCAAGTTATTTGAGGTGTTTCAGTCGATGCCTAAAGGCGGCTTACTGCATACCCACAGTGGTGGAATAACCGATGTGAAATGGGTGATTTCAACAGCAAGAAAATATAATGAATGTTATGTTTTCGATCAGAAAGATAATAGTCAGTATATTTTTGGACAGCTGGCTTTCTTTGAAAAAGGGAAAGTACCTGAGGGGTTTGTCAATCTCGACAAGAAACTGGCTTCGAATCCTGATTTTGAGAAAGAATTACAGAATCTTCTTATTCTGAAGCGAGATAATCTATGTACATATACGGATTATTGGATTGAGTTTGAAAAACGTTTCAAAAGAATCAGTCTGTTGCTGCCGTACCGTCCATTCTTTAAAGAATATTATCTGAAAGGCTTTCAGGATTTGGTAAAGGATAAAGTACAGCATGTTGAAATCCGGTTTATCTTTGATGAGCTCTATGATTTCCAGCATGGAAAATATCCGTTGAAGACTTCGATCACAGATTTGCAGGATGTTCTTAAAGAGCTTCATAAGTCGGACCCTCAGTTCAGTTTAAAATTGATCTATTCCAGTTTCAAGTTTTTAGATCCTGAAAATATTGAAAAACAGCTCGAAATAGCATTTGAACTTAAAAAAGAATTTCCTGATATGATTTCAGGTTTTGATCTTGTGGCAGATGAAGCTGCCGGAAACAGTATCTATTCTTTCCAGAAGAATTGGGCAAAACTGGACCAGCTCACTAGAAAGTATGGGGTCGAAATGCCGCTTTTCCTTCATGCAGGCGAAAGTACTTCTGTTCTGAATAAAAATGTTCTGGATATTGGGCTGCTGAACAACCAAAGGATTGGCCATGGTCTCAATCTGATCTACTTCCCAAAAACAATGGAACTGATCAGAAAACAGCATAAATTGGTTGAGGTAAGTCCCATCAGTAATCAGGTTTTAGGGTATGTGAGTGATATGAGAAATCACCCTGCTAGAGTATTATTAAGCAACGGAATACAATGTTCCATTAATAGTGACGACCCTTCTGTCTATGGATATGAAGGTCTTAGCTATGATTTTTGGGTAGCTTTTGTATACTGGGAGCTGGATGTGAAAGCACTTAAAAAGCTGGTCTTCAATTCGGTTAATTATTCTTCTATGAATGAAACTGAAAAAAAGAAAGCGATAACTTACCTGAATAAGCAATGGGACGACTTTATTCAGAAAGCAAATGCGAAGTTGAATTGA
- a CDS encoding AraC family transcriptional regulator, whose protein sequence is MEQRGTKRLKSITEFHRSRGLPYPEHPLISVIDYSTVQRPDDIGDVNWVFDFYMISLKIGINGKLKYGQQQYDFDEGTMFFIAPHQVFRIEGTSGSQLEQSGWMLLIHPDFFWNSPLAKSIKKYDFFGYSVNEALFLSKKEEHTINGIIENIQQEYHANIDKFSQNIIISCLDTLLNYSERFYERQFITRKIPHHKILNRLEDLLTTYFKDDDLILKKLPSVQYVADELHVSPNYLSRLLTAIAGQSTQQFIHDKLIEKAKERLSTTDLSISEIAYGLGFEYPQSFTKLFKNKTSLSPLEFRNSFHQ, encoded by the coding sequence ATGGAACAAAGGGGTACAAAAAGATTAAAAAGCATCACTGAATTTCACCGTTCAAGAGGACTCCCATATCCTGAACATCCTCTGATTAGTGTTATTGACTATAGTACGGTGCAAAGACCTGATGATATTGGTGATGTTAACTGGGTGTTTGATTTTTATATGATTTCTTTAAAAATAGGAATCAATGGAAAATTAAAATATGGTCAGCAGCAATATGATTTCGATGAGGGAACGATGTTTTTCATTGCTCCTCATCAGGTTTTCAGAATTGAAGGAACTTCGGGTTCTCAGCTGGAACAATCCGGTTGGATGCTGCTCATACATCCAGATTTTTTTTGGAACAGCCCTCTTGCGAAAAGCATTAAGAAATATGATTTTTTTGGCTATTCCGTGAATGAAGCTTTGTTTCTATCAAAAAAGGAAGAACATACCATCAATGGAATTATAGAAAATATTCAACAGGAGTATCATGCTAATATTGATAAATTCAGTCAGAATATTATTATTTCCTGTCTTGATACATTGCTTAACTATTCAGAAAGATTTTACGAACGGCAGTTTATCACAAGAAAAATTCCACATCATAAAATACTGAACCGTCTTGAAGATTTACTGACTACTTATTTTAAAGATGATGATCTTATTTTAAAGAAATTGCCCTCGGTACAGTATGTTGCAGATGAGCTACATGTGTCTCCCAACTATTTAAGCCGGCTGCTTACTGCAATTGCCGGGCAGAGTACCCAGCAGTTTATTCATGATAAATTAATTGAAAAAGCCAAAGAAAGACTTTCTACAACAGATTTGTCGATCAGTGAAATTGCTTATGGATTAGGTTTTGAGTATCCGCAGTCATTTACAAAACTTTTTAAAAATAAAACCAGTCTGTCCCCATTGGAATTTAGAAATTCTTTTCATCAGTAA